One part of the Lytechinus pictus isolate F3 Inbred chromosome 3, Lp3.0, whole genome shotgun sequence genome encodes these proteins:
- the LOC129283537 gene encoding uncharacterized protein LOC129283537, with product MWTTKSLGIIWIIILAFTSWTVAQTAFQPECAAWDRMIRSITKNVRKIPTARAQCSRSKDCTRFACKFLMLRKDIIFDIKLFPCTTPAQMRLLVLSNTDNVYFEQTVMNGNTYPIPGLTYNIFPGMRLQISVQVHFKKLAAGLKIGLRLKFSGPTPLITFQYPIFPDFIIPVRECTTAETPALIHCRKMNSTVTSLTLPRAHTCTMATGCGGLACSGAVVSAPSVQNIPYNISVEMDGCDSPLSYTVAISTALGSWQYKFFRSKDIIVDMIFPQRTAFVKLSMKPDLNLETMTTSLILRSCVDRLSCFDTGLLNQVAIPIPPCNSVAPTGSSPTMGSTPQQDECLIWRNVETELIQSAGPGYGITSCTTIENCSGYNCTGEFEGHNYTIVTVLKHCRDPAVLHMIVSSVTDRFFWQKSITHNENITVAGKNQGSSGMLGFHIHLLKLTPKQVLVGVFAQVGLPGLSPLNVPLIQDQIMPVKQCPSVTNGIPGQGTNGRGTGTHGRGHGGGRARRPGGRPTKSPVQNMRMRAGASVGIGLSIGVGIAALMATVMIYIYYKQFPSQDRIILVHRAAPPTTARTL from the exons ATGTGGACAACTAAATCTTTAGGAATAATTTGGATTATCATTTTGGCTTTCACTTCTTGGACAG ttGCTCAGACTGCTTTCCAACCAGAATGTGCAGCGTGGGACCGGATGATTCGATCTATTACCAAGAATGTTAGAAAGATCCCAACTGCAAGGGCTCAATGTTCAAGATCTAAGGACTGTACAAGGTTTGCATGCAAGTTTCTCATGCTG cgTAAGGATATCATATTTGACATCAAGCTCTTCCCGTGTACAACACCTGCACAAATGAGATTACTGGTACTAAGCAATACCGATAATGTTTACTTTGAACAGACAGTCATGAATGGAAATACATATCCTATACCAG GTCTTACATACAACATTTTTCCTGGGATGAGATTACAAATATCAGTTCAGGTTCACTTCAAAAAATTAGCAGCTGGACTAAAAATAGGG ctGCGATTGAAGTTCTCTGGACCTACTCCTCTCATCACCTTTCAATATCCTATTTTCCCTGATTTCATAATCCCTGTCAGAGAATGTACAACAGCAG AGACACCAGCCCTCATCCACTGTAGGAAAATGAATAGTACAGTGACCTCATTGACCCTTCCTCGAGCACATACCTgtaccatggcaacgggatgCGGTGGATTGGCGTGCTCTGGAGCTGTTGTCTCGGCACCTTCAGTCCAA AACATCCCTTACAATATAAGTGTAGAGATGGATGGCTGTGATAGCCCGCTATCATACACGGTTGCCATATCAACTGCCCTGGGAAGCTGGCAGTATAAGTTTTTCCGCTCCAAGGATATCATTGTGG ATATGATATTTCCTCAACGAACTGCCTTTGTCAAATTGTCAATGAAGCCAGATCTCAACCTAGAGACAATGACTACTTCG CTGATATTGAGAAGCTGTGTGGATAGACTGTCGTGTTTTGATACTGGTTTATTAAACCAGGTTGCAATTCCTATTCCACCTTGCA ATTCAGTGGCCCCCACTGGTTCATCCCCCACCATGGGGTCGACGCCCCAACAAGATGAGTGTCTCATCTGGAGAAACGTAGAGACGGAGTTGATTCAATCAGCTGGACCTGGTTATGGTATTACATCATGCACTACTATAGAGAACTGCAGTGGGTACAACTGCACTGGGGAATTTGAG GGTCATAACTACACAATCGTGACGGTACTAAAGCATTGTAGAGACCCAGCTGTACTTCATATGATTGTTTCTAGTGTCACTGATCGTTTCTTCTGGCAAAAAAGTATCACCCACAATGAGAATATAACGGTTGCTGGTAAGAACCAAG GATCATCAGGAATGCTTGGTTTCCATATTCACCTGCTGAAGCTAACTCCTAAGCAGGTTTTAGTAGGGGTGTTTGCTCAAGTAGGTCTACCGGGTCTCTCACCTCTCAATGTGCCTCTCATTCAAGATCAGATCATGCCTGTCAAACAATGCCCAA GTGTCACCAATGGAATCCCTGGGCAAGGTACTAATGGAAGGGGAACAGGAACCCATGGGAGAGGTCATGGAGGGGGTAGAGCAAGGAGACCAGGAGGACGCCCTACTAAGAGTCCTGTACAGAATATGAGAATGAGAGCAGGAG CAAGTGTAGGTATTGGACTCTCGATAGGTGTAGGAATAGCAGCACTGATGGCTACGGTCATGATCTATATCTACTACAAACAATTCCCAAGCCAGGATCGGATAATCTTGGTCCATAGAGCAGCGCCACCGACCACAGCAAGGACTTTATGA